Proteins encoded within one genomic window of Rhinolophus sinicus isolate RSC01 linkage group LG05, ASM3656204v1, whole genome shotgun sequence:
- the POU5F1 gene encoding POU domain, class 5, transcription factor 1 isoform X2, which produces MAGHLASDFAFSPPPGGGGDGPGGPEPGWVDPRTWLSFQGPPGGSGIGPGLGPGAEVWGIPSCPPPYEFCGGMAYCGPQVGVGLVPQGGLETPQPEGEAGAGVESSSEGASPEPCAAPPGAVKLDKEKLKQNPEEEDMKALQKDLEQFAKLLKQKRITLGYTQADVGLTLGVLFGKVFSQTTICRFEALQLSLKNMCKLRPLLQKWVEEADNNENLQEICKAETLVQARKRKRTSIENRVRGNLESMFLQCPKPTLQQISHIAQQLGLEKDVVRVWFCNRRQKGKRSSSDYSQREDFEASGPPFSGGPVSFPLAPGPHFGTPGYAGPHFTTLYSSVPFPEGEAFPSVSVATLGSPMHSN; this is translated from the exons ATGGCGGGACACCTGGCTTCCGACTTTGCCTTCTCGCCCCCACCGGGTGGTGGAGGCGATGGGCCAGGAGGGCCGGAGCCCGGCTGGGTTGACCCTCGAACCTGGTTGAGCTTCCAGGGCCCTCCCGGCGGCTCAGGAATTGGGCCGGGCCTTGGCCCCGGCGCAGAGGTGTGGGGGATTCCCTCGTGCCCTCCGCCGTACGAGTTCTGCGGGGGGATGGCCTACTGTGGACCTCAGGTTGGAGTGGGGCTGGTGCCCCAAGGCGGCCTGGAGACCCCTCAGCCCGAGGGCGAGGCGGGAGCCGGAGTGGAGAGCAGCTCCGAAGGGGCCTCCCCTGAACCCTGCGCTGCTCCGCCTGGGGCGGTGAAGCTGGACAAGGAGAAACTCAAGCAAAACCCTGAGGAGGAG GACATGAAAGCTCTGCAGAAAGACCTCGAGCAGTTTGCCAAGCTCCTGAAGCAGAAGAGGATCACCCTGGGGTACACCCAGGCCGACGTGGGGCTCACCCTGGGGGTTCTCTTTG GGAAGGTGTTCAGCCAGACAACCATCTGCCGCTTCGAGGCTCTGCAGCTCAGCTTGAAGAACATGTGTAAGCTGCGGCCCCTGCTGCAGAAGTGGGTGGAGGAAGCTGACAACAACGAGAATCTGCAGGAG ATATGCAAAGCAGAGACGCTGGTGCAGGCCCGAAAGAGAAAGCGGACAAGCATCGAGAACCGAGTGAGGGGCAACCTGGAGAGCATGTTCCTGCAGTGCCCGAAGCCCACCCTGCAGCAGATCAGCCACATCGCCCAGCAGCTCGGGCTTGAGAAGGAT GTGGTCCGAGTGTGGTTCTGCAACCGTCGCCAGAAGGGCAAACGATCAAGCAGTGACTATTCTCAACGAGAGGATTTTGAGGCTTCTGGGCCTCCTTTCTCAGGGGGACCAGTATCCTTTCCTCTGGCACCAGGGCCCCATTTTGGTACCCCAGGCTATGCGGGCCCTCACTTCACTACACTGTACTCCTCAGTCCCTTTCCCTGAGGGTGAAGcctttccctctgtgtctgtggcCACTCTGGGCTCTCCCATGCATTCAAACTGA
- the POU5F1 gene encoding POU domain, class 5, transcription factor 1 isoform X1 — translation MAGHLASDFAFSPPPGGGGDGPGGPEPGWVDPRTWLSFQGPPGGSGIGPGLGPGAEVWGIPSCPPPYEFCGGMAYCGPQVGVGLVPQGGLETPQPEGEAGAGVESSSEGASPEPCAAPPGAVKLDKEKLKQNPEEEASEDMKALQKDLEQFAKLLKQKRITLGYTQADVGLTLGVLFGKVFSQTTICRFEALQLSLKNMCKLRPLLQKWVEEADNNENLQEICKAETLVQARKRKRTSIENRVRGNLESMFLQCPKPTLQQISHIAQQLGLEKDVVRVWFCNRRQKGKRSSSDYSQREDFEASGPPFSGGPVSFPLAPGPHFGTPGYAGPHFTTLYSSVPFPEGEAFPSVSVATLGSPMHSN, via the exons ATGGCGGGACACCTGGCTTCCGACTTTGCCTTCTCGCCCCCACCGGGTGGTGGAGGCGATGGGCCAGGAGGGCCGGAGCCCGGCTGGGTTGACCCTCGAACCTGGTTGAGCTTCCAGGGCCCTCCCGGCGGCTCAGGAATTGGGCCGGGCCTTGGCCCCGGCGCAGAGGTGTGGGGGATTCCCTCGTGCCCTCCGCCGTACGAGTTCTGCGGGGGGATGGCCTACTGTGGACCTCAGGTTGGAGTGGGGCTGGTGCCCCAAGGCGGCCTGGAGACCCCTCAGCCCGAGGGCGAGGCGGGAGCCGGAGTGGAGAGCAGCTCCGAAGGGGCCTCCCCTGAACCCTGCGCTGCTCCGCCTGGGGCGGTGAAGCTGGACAAGGAGAAACTCAAGCAAAACCCTGAGGAGGAGGCGAGTGAG GACATGAAAGCTCTGCAGAAAGACCTCGAGCAGTTTGCCAAGCTCCTGAAGCAGAAGAGGATCACCCTGGGGTACACCCAGGCCGACGTGGGGCTCACCCTGGGGGTTCTCTTTG GGAAGGTGTTCAGCCAGACAACCATCTGCCGCTTCGAGGCTCTGCAGCTCAGCTTGAAGAACATGTGTAAGCTGCGGCCCCTGCTGCAGAAGTGGGTGGAGGAAGCTGACAACAACGAGAATCTGCAGGAG ATATGCAAAGCAGAGACGCTGGTGCAGGCCCGAAAGAGAAAGCGGACAAGCATCGAGAACCGAGTGAGGGGCAACCTGGAGAGCATGTTCCTGCAGTGCCCGAAGCCCACCCTGCAGCAGATCAGCCACATCGCCCAGCAGCTCGGGCTTGAGAAGGAT GTGGTCCGAGTGTGGTTCTGCAACCGTCGCCAGAAGGGCAAACGATCAAGCAGTGACTATTCTCAACGAGAGGATTTTGAGGCTTCTGGGCCTCCTTTCTCAGGGGGACCAGTATCCTTTCCTCTGGCACCAGGGCCCCATTTTGGTACCCCAGGCTATGCGGGCCCTCACTTCACTACACTGTACTCCTCAGTCCCTTTCCCTGAGGGTGAAGcctttccctctgtgtctgtggcCACTCTGGGCTCTCCCATGCATTCAAACTGA
- the TCF19 gene encoding transcription factor 19 isoform X1, with the protein MLPCFQLLRIGGGRGGDLYTFHPPSGAGCTYRLGHRADLCDVALRPQQEPGLISGVHAELHAERQGDDWRVSLEDCSSQGTLVNNVRLPRGHRLQLSDGDLLTFGPEGPPGTTPSEFYFMFQQVHVKPQDFAAITVPRSREEGTGAGFWPMLPPQGAPQRPLGTLASAPRATLILNSIGSLSKLQPQPFTFSRSGGGPQSRPAPIPPGAVETTPSAPPPRNRRKSAHRVLAELDDEREAPESPPLVLREPRKKLRVEKTPLTPSGNRRGRPPKHPVSTMTAPAIGGGEPCAAPCCFLPQEETVAWVQCDSCDVWFHVACVGCSIQAAREADFRCPGCHATVQT; encoded by the exons ATGCTGCCCTGCTTTCAGCTGCTGCGCATCGGAGGCGGCAGGGGCGGTGATCTCTACACCTTCCACCCCCCAAGCGGCGCGGGATGCACCTATCGCTTGGGCCACAGGGCTGACCTGTGTGATGTGGCCCTGAGGCCCCAACAGGAGCCCGGTCTGATCTCTGGAGTCCACGCGGAGCTGCACGCCGAGCGCCAGGGTGATGACTGGAGGGTCAGCCTGGAGGACTGCAGCAGCCAAG GGACTTTGGTCAATAATGTCCGACTCCCAAGGGGTCACAGGCTGCAGTTGAGTGATGGTGACCTTCTGACCTTTGGCCCTGAAGGGCCCCCAGGAACCACCCCCTCGGAGTTCTACTTCATGTTTCAGCAAGTCCATGTCAAACCTCAAGATTTTGCTGCCATTACCGTCCCACGGTCTAGGGAAGAGGGAACAGGAGCTGGTTTCTGGCCCATGCTGCCCCCACAGGGGGCTCCACAGCGCCCCCTGGGCACCCTGGCCTCAGCCCCGAGAGCCACGCTGATCCTCAACTCCATTGGCAGCCTCAGCaagctccagccccagcccttcACCTTCTCGCGGAGTGGGGGTGGGCCACAAAGCCGGCCTGCTCCCATTCCTCCTGGGGCAGTGGAGACCACcccttctgccccacccccaagaaaTCGGAGGAAATCGGCTCACCGAGTGTTGGCAGAATTGGATGATGAGAGAGAGGCTCCTGAGAGCCCCCCACTAGTCCTTAGAGAGCCCAGGAAAAAACTCCGAGTAGAGAAAACCCCACTGACACCTAGTGG AAATCGTCGTGGGCGTCCTCCGAAGCACCCAGTGAGCACCATGACTGCCCCTGCCATTGGGGGCGGGGAGCCCTGTGCAGCCCCTTGTTGCTTCCTGCCCCAAGAAGAGACAGTGGCCTGGGTTCAGTGTGATAGTTGTGATGTCTGGTTCCACGTGGCCTGTGTTGGCTGCAGTATACAGGCTGCCAGGGAGGCTGACTTCCGGTGCCCAGGGTGTCATGCGACCGTCCAGACCTAA
- the TCF19 gene encoding transcription factor 19 isoform X2 — protein MLPCFQLLRIGGGRGGDLYTFHPPSGAGCTYRLGHRADLCDVALRPQQEPGLISGVHAELHAERQGDDWRVSLEDCSSQGPPGTTPSEFYFMFQQVHVKPQDFAAITVPRSREEGTGAGFWPMLPPQGAPQRPLGTLASAPRATLILNSIGSLSKLQPQPFTFSRSGGGPQSRPAPIPPGAVETTPSAPPPRNRRKSAHRVLAELDDEREAPESPPLVLREPRKKLRVEKTPLTPSGNRRGRPPKHPVSTMTAPAIGGGEPCAAPCCFLPQEETVAWVQCDSCDVWFHVACVGCSIQAAREADFRCPGCHATVQT, from the exons ATGCTGCCCTGCTTTCAGCTGCTGCGCATCGGAGGCGGCAGGGGCGGTGATCTCTACACCTTCCACCCCCCAAGCGGCGCGGGATGCACCTATCGCTTGGGCCACAGGGCTGACCTGTGTGATGTGGCCCTGAGGCCCCAACAGGAGCCCGGTCTGATCTCTGGAGTCCACGCGGAGCTGCACGCCGAGCGCCAGGGTGATGACTGGAGGGTCAGCCTGGAGGACTGCAGCAGCCAAG GGCCCCCAGGAACCACCCCCTCGGAGTTCTACTTCATGTTTCAGCAAGTCCATGTCAAACCTCAAGATTTTGCTGCCATTACCGTCCCACGGTCTAGGGAAGAGGGAACAGGAGCTGGTTTCTGGCCCATGCTGCCCCCACAGGGGGCTCCACAGCGCCCCCTGGGCACCCTGGCCTCAGCCCCGAGAGCCACGCTGATCCTCAACTCCATTGGCAGCCTCAGCaagctccagccccagcccttcACCTTCTCGCGGAGTGGGGGTGGGCCACAAAGCCGGCCTGCTCCCATTCCTCCTGGGGCAGTGGAGACCACcccttctgccccacccccaagaaaTCGGAGGAAATCGGCTCACCGAGTGTTGGCAGAATTGGATGATGAGAGAGAGGCTCCTGAGAGCCCCCCACTAGTCCTTAGAGAGCCCAGGAAAAAACTCCGAGTAGAGAAAACCCCACTGACACCTAGTGG AAATCGTCGTGGGCGTCCTCCGAAGCACCCAGTGAGCACCATGACTGCCCCTGCCATTGGGGGCGGGGAGCCCTGTGCAGCCCCTTGTTGCTTCCTGCCCCAAGAAGAGACAGTGGCCTGGGTTCAGTGTGATAGTTGTGATGTCTGGTTCCACGTGGCCTGTGTTGGCTGCAGTATACAGGCTGCCAGGGAGGCTGACTTCCGGTGCCCAGGGTGTCATGCGACCGTCCAGACCTAA